GTACGAAAGTTCAGCCGGCGCGGCGAGCGGCTCTCAGCGGTGTGACCTTCGGGGGGAGCTGCACGGCAGCCCCGGAAGCAAATCCCCAGTACCCGGCGGGTCATCAAACTTTCGGGCGGGTGCAGTTAGCCGCCGGTGTTCAGATGCGAATAGACAGCCACGTCCATGCGCCGATTCCCCACCGGCAGCGCGGCGCGCAGGACACCGTCCAGGGCGAAGCCCAGCCGCTTGGCCACTGCCGTACTCCGCTGGTTGTCGGCAACCGTTCGGATTTCCACCCGGAGCATGCCGGCTTTCCGGGCGTGCTCCAGCAGTGCCCGGCAGGAACGGGTCACGGCGCCCCTGCCTTCATGGTCCGCGTCGATCCAATAGCCCAGCTCCGCGGTTTTCAGGTAGGAGTTGAGCCGCACGGACGCGGCGCCGATCAGCGAGTCTCCACAAATAATTACGGCGGGAAGTACGGTTCCGGCAACGAAGTCCGCAAGCTGTGCGCGGGTGA
This genomic interval from Arthrobacter sunyaminii contains the following:
- a CDS encoding GNAT family N-acetyltransferase, which produces MQFIHDIGGGFSLGLRTLDTAEEMHQLTLRNLDRLQPWEPWAHEEQTLSGSVDFTRAQLADFVAGTVLPAVIICGDSLIGAASVRLNSYLKTAELGYWIDADHEGRGAVTRSCRALLEHARKAGMLRVEIRTVADNQRSTAVAKRLGFALDGVLRAALPVGNRRMDVAVYSHLNTGG